A stretch of Stenotrophomonas indicatrix DNA encodes these proteins:
- a CDS encoding Y-family DNA polymerase — MHWACLLLPQLALDSVLRLQPDPQRPLVLLQGPAQRRVLRAVSPAARAAGLRPGMLLSAAQVLVQDLQLHDYDPSAEQHTRQLLASWLYATSSLVSLDFPHALVLEIGASRALFGDWLTIEQRLRNGLHDLGFRHRLVAAPNPHAARVLANVHDGLGIDAQQLPAALAQLPLARSGLPVDAVTVLARSGLRTLGAAFNLPRESLARRFAPEVLQQLDAVRGLGNAPLRYYKPPDRFDARIEFEYEIESSQALLFPLRRLLLDLAAFLCSRDGGVQRFDLHFEHDLLPASVLTIGLLAPERDAALLFEIARNRMEAFALPAGSRALRLQAEQLPPFVPAARDLFDTRPAQAMPWTQLRERLRARLGDDAVQPLAVQADHRPERASGTQPPAKPPAWWPLRPGWLLETPQPLRDPRLRIVAGPERIESGWWDQADARRDYYVVETAQGQRGWAFRTRNDPHAPWMLHGWFG, encoded by the coding sequence ATGCACTGGGCCTGCCTGTTGTTGCCGCAGCTGGCGCTGGACAGCGTGCTGCGCCTGCAGCCCGATCCACAGCGGCCACTGGTACTGCTGCAGGGGCCGGCGCAGCGTCGTGTGCTGCGTGCGGTCAGCCCTGCCGCGCGGGCAGCGGGGCTGCGCCCGGGCATGCTGCTGTCGGCCGCGCAGGTGCTGGTGCAGGACCTGCAGCTGCATGACTACGATCCCAGCGCCGAACAGCACACCCGGCAGTTGCTGGCCAGCTGGCTGTATGCCACCAGCTCGCTGGTCAGCCTCGATTTTCCGCATGCGCTGGTGCTGGAGATCGGTGCCAGCCGTGCCCTGTTCGGCGATTGGCTGACGATCGAACAACGCCTGCGCAACGGCCTGCACGACCTGGGCTTCCGCCATCGCCTGGTCGCTGCCCCCAACCCGCATGCCGCGCGCGTGCTGGCCAATGTGCACGATGGCCTTGGCATCGATGCGCAGCAGCTGCCCGCCGCACTGGCACAGCTGCCACTGGCACGTAGTGGCCTGCCCGTTGATGCGGTGACCGTGCTGGCACGCTCCGGTCTGCGCACGCTGGGGGCGGCCTTCAACCTGCCGCGCGAAAGCCTGGCCCGCCGCTTCGCCCCCGAGGTACTGCAGCAGTTGGATGCCGTGCGCGGTTTGGGCAACGCGCCGCTGCGCTATTACAAGCCGCCGGACCGGTTCGATGCGCGCATCGAATTCGAATACGAGATCGAATCCAGCCAGGCCCTGCTGTTCCCGCTGCGGCGCCTGCTGCTGGATCTGGCCGCATTCCTGTGTTCGCGCGATGGTGGCGTGCAGCGTTTCGATCTGCATTTCGAGCATGACCTGCTGCCGGCCAGCGTGCTGACCATCGGCCTGCTGGCCCCCGAACGCGATGCGGCGCTGCTGTTCGAGATCGCACGCAACCGCATGGAAGCCTTCGCCCTGCCCGCCGGCAGCCGTGCGCTGCGCCTGCAGGCCGAGCAGCTGCCGCCGTTCGTGCCGGCCGCACGTGACCTGTTCGATACCCGCCCGGCGCAGGCGATGCCATGGACCCAGCTGCGCGAGCGCCTGCGTGCCCGCCTCGGCGATGACGCCGTGCAGCCACTGGCCGTGCAGGCCGACCACCGCCCCGAACGCGCCAGTGGCACCCAGCCACCGGCCAAGCCACCCGCTTGGTGGCCGCTGCGCCCCGGCTGGCTGCTGGAGACGCCACAGCCGCTGCGCGATCCGCGCCTGCGTATCGTCGCCGGGCCGGAACGGATCGAATCGGGCTGGTGGGACCAGGCCGATGCACGCCGCGACTATTACGTGGTGGAAACCGCGCAGGGCCAGCGTGGCTGGGCCTTCCGCACGCGCAATGATCCGCATGCGCCGTGGATGCTGCACGGCTGGTTCGGTTGA
- the imuA gene encoding translesion DNA synthesis-associated protein ImuA, whose amino-acid sequence MGAVVALDRLLDGRQVWRGPARQGQARDHLASGHPALDARLPGGGWPASGLCEVLQAAPGVGELALVWPALAKLSQQPRPIVLVAPPHRPHAPAWAAAGLDLAQLQIIHAAPKQALWAAEQCLRSAACAAVLCWPQQADDRALRRLQVAADSGQCLGFVFREARAARNPSPASLRLQLDHGQVRVLKCRGGLPPAQPLPLAIAH is encoded by the coding sequence ATGGGCGCCGTCGTCGCCCTCGACCGCCTGCTGGACGGCCGCCAGGTCTGGCGCGGGCCGGCACGCCAGGGGCAGGCCCGCGACCATCTGGCCAGTGGCCACCCGGCGCTGGACGCGCGCCTGCCCGGCGGTGGCTGGCCAGCCAGCGGGCTGTGCGAAGTACTGCAGGCCGCACCCGGGGTCGGTGAACTGGCCCTGGTCTGGCCGGCGCTGGCAAAGCTGAGCCAGCAACCACGACCGATCGTGCTGGTCGCCCCACCCCATCGCCCGCACGCCCCGGCATGGGCCGCCGCCGGGCTCGACCTGGCCCAGCTGCAGATCATCCACGCCGCACCAAAGCAGGCGCTGTGGGCGGCCGAGCAGTGCCTGCGCTCTGCCGCCTGCGCCGCCGTGCTGTGCTGGCCGCAGCAGGCCGACGATCGTGCCCTGCGCCGCTTGCAGGTTGCCGCCGACAGCGGCCAGTGCCTGGGTTTCGTGTTCCGCGAGGCCCGCGCCGCCCGCAACCCCTCCCCGGCCAGCCTGCGCCTGCAGCTCGACCATGGCCAGGTGCGGGTGCTGAAGTGCCGCGGCGGGCTGCCACCAGCGCAGCCGTTGCCGCTGGCCATCGCCCACTGA
- a CDS encoding DsbA family oxidoreductase, with protein sequence MIASPSLTTTAPVVDFFHDVVCGWCFVLAPRLQQVSVELGIQVRHRSFVLQDSREQIIEVFGSMPRTKAIILRHWADCAAHDDSARIDIDGMRAQDFEYPSGWLGALACQAAGMLGGNAAHGAMFDAVQWAHLHQHRNIGDVEVLLDIAEHLGHQRGVFADRMRSDEVRQRVQADRAEAAALGIRSIPTVITGNGLRLQTLPLPQLRQALAPLVAA encoded by the coding sequence ATGATCGCCTCTCCTTCGCTGACCACCACTGCACCGGTGGTCGATTTCTTTCATGACGTGGTCTGCGGCTGGTGCTTCGTGCTGGCCCCGCGCCTGCAGCAGGTCTCGGTCGAACTCGGCATCCAGGTCCGCCACCGCAGCTTCGTGCTGCAGGACTCGCGCGAACAGATCATCGAGGTATTCGGCTCGATGCCGCGCACCAAGGCCATCATCCTGCGCCACTGGGCCGACTGCGCCGCGCATGACGACAGCGCGCGCATCGATATCGACGGCATGCGGGCACAGGACTTCGAATACCCTTCCGGTTGGCTGGGTGCACTGGCCTGCCAGGCCGCCGGCATGCTCGGCGGCAACGCCGCACACGGCGCGATGTTCGATGCCGTGCAGTGGGCGCACCTGCACCAGCACCGAAACATCGGTGACGTCGAGGTGCTGCTGGACATCGCCGAACACCTGGGGCATCAGCGTGGCGTCTTCGCCGACCGGATGCGCAGCGATGAGGTGCGCCAGCGCGTGCAGGCCGACCGCGCTGAAGCTGCCGCGCTCGGCATCCGCTCCATCCCCACCGTCATCACCGGCAACGGCCTGCGCCTGCAGACCCTGCCGCTGCCGCAACTGCGCCAGGCCCTGGCGCCGCTGGTCGCGGCCTGA
- a CDS encoding cyclase family protein: MTPRTLDTALALLLAGAAASTTVSAHERVPSGQQVGTSPWGPKDEIGRLNLITEASRAAILSRVSDGKAYDLATEYYVGMPSWQDAGDPHYQFWMTHTPRGTVMDDPMGVGETMNLTRSYTGTAFSMYSHTGTHIDALNHFGIHGKIWNGFEADKHLGDRGWNVTGIEKFPPLIARGVLIDVAGAKGMDMLPDSYRVTRQDLKDALARQHVQLQQGDIVLIRTGRMRLFEQPKAYMANPPGMGLDAARFLVEDSGAMIVGADNLSFETFPSEVSDDYVPLHTYLLAQQGAPIIELVALDELARDKVYEFAFIGGPLKIRGGDAAPLRPVALPVRP; encoded by the coding sequence ATGACCCCACGTACCCTGGACACCGCCCTGGCCCTGCTGTTGGCCGGCGCCGCAGCTTCCACCACCGTGTCCGCGCACGAACGCGTTCCCTCCGGCCAGCAGGTCGGCACCAGCCCCTGGGGGCCGAAGGACGAGATCGGCCGCCTCAACCTGATCACCGAGGCCTCACGCGCAGCGATCCTGTCGCGGGTCAGCGACGGCAAAGCCTACGATCTGGCCACCGAGTACTACGTCGGCATGCCCAGCTGGCAGGATGCCGGCGACCCGCACTACCAGTTCTGGATGACCCACACCCCGCGCGGCACGGTGATGGACGACCCGATGGGCGTAGGCGAGACGATGAACCTCACCCGCAGCTACACCGGCACCGCGTTCTCGATGTACAGCCACACCGGCACCCACATCGATGCGCTGAACCACTTCGGCATCCATGGAAAGATCTGGAACGGCTTCGAGGCCGACAAGCACCTCGGCGACCGCGGCTGGAACGTCACCGGCATCGAGAAATTCCCGCCGCTGATCGCCCGTGGCGTACTGATCGACGTGGCCGGCGCCAAGGGCATGGACATGCTGCCGGACAGCTACCGCGTCACCCGCCAGGACCTGAAGGATGCGCTGGCACGCCAGCACGTGCAGCTGCAGCAGGGCGACATCGTACTGATCCGCACCGGTCGCATGCGCCTGTTCGAACAGCCCAAGGCCTACATGGCCAACCCGCCGGGCATGGGCCTGGATGCGGCGCGTTTCCTGGTGGAGGACAGCGGCGCGATGATCGTCGGCGCCGACAACCTCAGCTTCGAGACCTTCCCTTCCGAAGTGTCCGACGACTACGTGCCGCTGCACACCTACCTGCTGGCGCAGCAGGGCGCGCCGATCATCGAGCTGGTGGCGCTGGATGAACTGGCGCGCGACAAGGTCTACGAGTTCGCCTTCATCGGTGGCCCGCTGAAGATCCGCGGCGGCGACGCCGCGCCACTGCGCCCGGTGGCCCTGCCGGTCCGCCCGTGA